AGGGGCGCTCGGAGGCTGCAGTGTCGGGTTGCTTTGCTTTAGCCTGTAGTACGCGTCGTACATGATGCCCAGCTCGGAGTCCTTGCTGAACATGTCGCTCCAGTCCTTCATCTTCTCAAGGatcttggccttgacctGGGCGTGGGTATTGCGGTCGTTGGCGAGCTTCAGCAGGGCATCGGTGAAAGCACGGCTCGATACTTCGCGGTGCATAGGCTTGCCGCAGTTTTGGCACAAGGCATGGGCGAGCTGTTGTAGGCGATGTCAGCATGCAGCCGGTTACGTATGGCTCTCCCTTTGCGTGCCAACCGAGGTGCTTCCGAGGACGCAAAGTCGGCGCAGAAAGTATGAGGCAGGGAGACAAACCTCAAGCGTGTAGAGCTGCACGTTGGCGTTGCGGTGCGCAAGCCGTTTTATCATGCTCTGGACGGCCTCCTTGGGGCCATTTTGATCGCCGGATACCTTGTCGCACAcctcgatgatggcgcccCAGTCCTCGGACGTGAGGTTCTCGTCGGTCGCCTTGCCTGCGCCGCGGTCAGAATGGCGTCAAAGATGGATCGCAAGTTTGGGGTCTGCCTaccgacggcctcgtcaaaaggccctgttgctgctgtgcGAAACATGGCCGGTAGGGTAGCTAGGCGTGGCGCGAGGTTCGGTGAGCTTGCGATAGCCACGGGCCAGGTCCCAAAGTCGAGGTCGTTTCGGTCAGTTCACTTCCTCGCAGGCAGGCACTCAGTCTCAAGGCCAGGGAATGCGAGCAGTCGTTTGGAGACGAGGAAACCTGATACCTGGCGACAGATGACCGCACCGTGTTTGGAAGTGGAGGAGTTGACGTGGTGGAGGAAGCTCCGTTGGTGGCGACGCAAGGTCGGCCGGGGCAGTTCATGTGTGTACCAGGTACTGGGGCCAtgcgaggagcagcgcagccgggccgccgcgactTGCCATCCGTCATACGTCGGGTACACCTAGTACTAACCTGTTAGGTACCAAGGTAACCTGGAAGGCACCTAGCCAGGCAGCCCGCACCGCTGAACTTCGTCATCAGCCCTCCACTCCTgagggcggggcgggcgacccAGCCTCGTGCGACGCTGTACTGATTACGCACGCACACGGAGCCCGCCTCCGAGCTTCACCCGGCGCCACTCACCACTGAGTAGCCTGCTCGCGTCAGCGTGACACCTACCACGAGTACGCACGACCGCCGCATCCTTGCCTGCCGCGCAATACCATACACAGGGTTGTCGTCACGCATGGTTATGATGTCTCACTTCGTATATTGTAAAATACGACAACCGGTCGTCGGTCGCATAAGCCCCCTTTCTCACTATGTTCCGCAgcgcctgcttgcctgcttcaGTCTCGACACAAATCCAACGTCCCCGTTATCGTTCTCGATGTACGTGCCCTTGCCCGAGATTCCGTGGCTCTCTAGGCCTAGGCCTCCTAGTCTGACCAAACCCCTATCCATGTGCGGAGCGTCTGGCTTTTGTCCGTCATGTGAATGAATCATTCTGCTTCCACCAAAAGCATCCCTGAACGCCAAACAAAAATGTGCCCACAATCTCAGTCGTTGAATGTACAGCAAATGCATGAAGCTGCCGTCGATCGCGGGCCCTTGATGCACCCATCATTTCATATCGGAACATGGAGACCGACAGCACGCGTCCAGCCAAGGAAGCCATGGGCTTCAGCAGCAAGACAAGCGACTGTCGATCATGGCcaccctcgcctcgtcgtaCCATGTTGTTCAGACGCCGAAGCGCTTCCACCTCGCGCTTCTTCCAAGCTGCGTCTTCCATGAGCGTCCATCTCGGACAAGTCAAATACAAGTGGCTCAGACTCTTCATCACCCCTTCCCAACCTGTTAAGGGAACCGGTGAAGCTGCCACGGGCCGATTGTGGTGGGGTCTGTCTCGCAGCCGCTGCTTGCAGGCCGGCGTACCGTCGCCGCGGGAAAGGCGAGCTCGATTGCACCGACGATGGTATGAGGCTATCCGGCGGGTTGTCCTCGACGGACCCGCCTTGCATGCCCTCGGTCGAATCAGTTGCCTGtatctccgccgccggctgcaggCCGGCCACAGCGTTTTCTCGTACCGCTGAGCTGCCTTCCAGCTGCATTTGCCTGCCGAGAAGCGTGCTCATCGTTGGAGGCTCTCGatcatcggcgccgaggctgaTGCTACGATGCGCCGCAAATGCAAGGTCAttgtcctcgtcatcgacaagGGCCCGAGTCTGCTGAGCAACCGAGCTCGATCGTCGCTGGTACGAATCGAGCCGTGGCGACAATGGGATATCGATAGCCGTCGTACCTTCTTGAGTGATGGTACTTTCTCTGCTTGGCTCCGGAACTGTTGCTAtctgccgacgcccgcccctcgAAACCACGCGACCAGACGTGCTGTAGTCGATGATGGAGTTCTCACTCAGCCTAGAAGGGATGGCTGgcgtgtgtggtgtgtgaGGCGATACTGGCTTACCCGGCGACGTTGACGTTGACACGGACGCTGGAGCGACCATGCCTGGGACGCTCGTCAGCTGCCGACTagacgagctggacgagcgATGCATCTGCATCGACGATGTCATTGAGTCGCCCAGAGCATTGTTAGACTCCCTCATCATGTGAAACTTGGACAGCTGAGCTACTGTCCTATTGGTGGCGGAATCGCCACGCTTCGCAGGCTCAAAACTCTTGAGCGTCTTCTTGCTGTCCAATGCCTTCAGGAAATCTGAGatgtcgtcttcttcggcgtgAAGTGAGCCGGAGCTTGCCGGCCCTGCCTCCGCCAGGAGACCAGATCCGGGCTGTGCCACAGACGATGCGAGACTCTGACGACCACTGCTCGTCTGCTCTTCATCGCGGCCCTTGGGCGCGCTACCGATGGACAGGCGTCCACGGCGGTGAGTAAAGCTGCTGCTGTATCGACTGGTCGATGCAGGTCGGGGAGACCCAACCAGTGGGGCGTCGGCTGTTCCTGTAGCAGGCGGACCGCCACGTAGAGATGCAGGCATGCCCGCCGTCAACGATGAGCGATTCCTGGGCTGTGACCCGACAGGCAAGCCAACCGGTCGACTCATAGGTGACTCCGAGTCCAACGTCCGCGGCACCGGCGATCCGGACAGAGATCCAGCTTTGAATGGCTGAAAAGAGACTGATGTTCTTCTTGCTGGCCCCTCACCAGGCCGATGGGCCCTAGATGAGGAGGGACGTATGGGCAAGGAGTTGGGCGGGTCGATGCCGGCGTGAGTTGGTAATGAGGCAGGAGGAGAGCTCGTGTCTGAGCCAGGGGGCTTCACTGCCCTCAGCGCTGAAAGTGGACTTGTACCAAGCGGTCCATCTCCATGAAAAGTCGAAAGACTGCCGTACGTTTGATGTATCTCACTCAAACCGGGTCCTCGACGATTGTCCCGTAGGGATCCCACCTCGGCCCTCACCTCTCGTGACCGGTCTCCTTGCTGAGGCAGTGATGGCTTGAAGAAGTTTTCGTCAACCCCCATGAATCGAGAGCTGAGAAGGGactccgcgtcgtcgaggcggaaACTGCAGTCGTTTCGATAAGTGACAGAGGCACTCAGGCGGCCAACAGGAACGTCCAGGTCGCCAAACGTGTATTCGGTGACTGAATCGCGCCTTCCATCGATGGAATGCCTCAGACGGTCGGGACTGGATCGGGCCGGCTCGGACATGCGAATGCGACATCGAGGAGTCAGCGCCGGATGAGAGTTCTTGGCTGCACTTTGGCTGGCGAACTTCCACGCTGGTAATAGGCGGGTTGTGAGGAACAGTGTCCTGAAGAAGACAATGGCCTTCTTGTATATGGTTGGTAGGATCCATCCAAAGTCCTCTGATGGGCTGTTGCCAGTGGCTTTGAGCTCGATGCGCCAGCGTTCCAAGATGACCTCGGTATTCTTGGTTGCTGGAACGGGGgagttgctgctgctgctcgaaaGCCCCGATCCGTTTAATCGTTCCATGACGTCCCATCGcttgccatcgtcgtcaattAAGACAAGGCTCTGGCTTTCTCTCAAGGAGGATGTGTCAAGGTAGACGTCTATTATCATCGGCGCAGGTTGATTGTCGAGACTACCGCAGCTCTTCCATACCTTGAGCTCGTCCCGGAAATCCTCTATTTCATCGGTTTCGATTTGGAACTGGAAAGGTTATTAGACCTGACCGGCGCTGCCTTTCGTATCGAAAGGTCGGGGGTTCATACCCATTTGTTTGGCTTTCGCATGCCATTAGCGCTGCGGATGATTTTCACCTTTATCCTGGAATCGAGAACAAGGACGGCAGCTTTGGCGTAGAAGTTCTGGACTAACGTGAGCAactcgacctcgaggtctTCCAAGGCTGAAA
This sequence is a window from Purpureocillium takamizusanense chromosome 8, complete sequence. Protein-coding genes within it:
- the ATG13 gene encoding autophagy protein 13 (EggNog:ENOG503NVHQ~BUSCO:EOG09261V2P~COG:U); translated protein: MHQQTRVPPRLSSPASSPRANQSRPNTGRETALGSRPRAGSNVSGRDSLSSPTVETPASPGLPAESIKKLDQIVQNFYAKAAVLVLDSRIKVKIIRSANGMRKPNKWFQIETDEIEDFRDELKVWKSCGSLDNQPAPMIIDVYLDTSSLRESQSLVLIDDDGKRWDVMERLNGSGLSSSSSNSPVPATKNTEVILERWRIELKATGNSPSEDFGWILPTIYKKAIVFFRTLFLTTRLLPAWKFASQSAAKNSHPALTPRCRIRMSEPARSSPDRLRHSIDGRRDSVTEYTFGDLDVPVGRLSASVTYRNDCSFRLDDAESLLSSRFMGVDENFFKPSLPQQGDRSREVRAEVGSLRDNRRGPGLSEIHQTYGSLSTFHGDGPLGTSPLSALRAVKPPGSDTSSPPASLPTHAGIDPPNSLPIRPSSSRAHRPGEGPARRTSVSFQPFKAGSLSGSPVPRTLDSESPMSRPVGLPVGSQPRNRSSLTAGMPASLRGGPPATGTADAPLVGSPRPASTSRYSSSFTHRRGRLSIGSAPKGRDEEQTSSGRQSLASSVAQPGSGLLAEAGPASSGSLHAEEDDISDFLKALDSKKTLKSFEPAKRGDSATNRTVAQLSKFHMMRESNNALGDSMTSSMQMHRSSSSSSRQLTSVPGMVAPASVSTSTSPGKPVSPHTPHTPAIPSRLSENSIIDYSTSGRVVSRGGRRQIATVPEPSRESTITQEGTTAIDIPLSPRLDSYQRRSSSVAQQTRALVDDEDNDLAFAAHRSISLGADDREPPTMSTLLGRQMQLEGSSAVRENAVAGLQPAAEIQATDSTEGMQGGSVEDNPPDSLIPSSVQSSSPFPRRRYAGLQAAAARQTPPQSARGSFTGSLNRLGRGDEESEPLVFDLSEMDAHGRRSLEEARGGSASASEQHGTTRRGWP